catcctcgtggatcctagttgagttcgttaaccgctgagccatgaagggaactcccaagagtgagATTCACTTGTGAAATGTGTGCATAGGCTTGAGGCAGAGTGTGTAAAAGCGGGACCTGGCCTGGCCCCCGCGGAGCTCTCTGTGAAGGTGACTTCCATGCTGGGACTTCAAAGTTGGTATGCAGAGCGCCAGGCGTGGTGTGGTGGGGGGGCAGAGGACACTTCAGGGGGTAGATCCTGGGAAGGCCCTGAAGATGGACGGAGTGGAGACTTCTTCTGGGGatcggggcggggggaggccacTGTGGCCAAAGCGGGTATTGAGCAGGGGAAGGAAGACAGGAGCTGAAGCCGGAGAGGTGTACGGACTCCAGGCCATGCAGGACTGTGGAGGCCTTGGCAGGAGCTCAGGCCTTGCCTTAGTGTGATGAGAGGCTTCAACAGGGTGCCAGCTGGGAAGTAATGTGACCAGATGTGTTCTGGGgtcgggggggggtggggagctgttAGGGGACAAGTGTGGAAGCAGGAGGACCAGTTATGAGGTGGTCGGTGTGGTTGGCAGAGGATGGAAGCCTCAGCAAGGCAGTGAAGCAAGAGCTACTGAGGATGGAGGGACttgatgggggggcgggggggaggagaTGCTGGGAGGTCCCCAGGCTCTGCCACGGGTGATCCGGTGGATGGAGGTACCATTCCCGGGATGCCAGGcgatggggagggggctgggctggaggaggagccCATGTCCAGCCTTGGATATACTGTGTTTGAGTCATGGGGTTGGggatggcagggagacagtgagACAGGTGGGCTGGAGACAGATTAGTTGTTTGCTAAACAGAAGCCAAGGTCACCGTGAGAAGAGAGGGGAAGACAGGATGAATCCCAGAGAAGCTTCACCATGACGCTCAGGGGGAGACCCCCGGGGCCTGGGGTGACTGGTtcctcccctgcccttccccccacccccgcagagtACGTGTTCCAGCACTGGCAGGAGGACGCCTTCTTTGGCTACCAGTTCCTGAATGGCCTCAACCCGGTCCTGATCCGCCGCTGTCGCTACCTCCCAGAGAACTTCCCTGTCACGGATGCCATGGTGGCCCCTGTGTTGGGCCCCGGGACCAGTCTGCAGGCTGAGCTGGAGGTGAGAGATGCAGGGGTCCCGGCTCTGCACAGCCCCTCTCCGGGCCCTTCCCCCACCGGAGAGGAACAGCGCTCACCTTTGTCAAGCACCCAGTCGCTGTGTGTTCCCTGCCAAGAACACCCTCTCCCATGCCCACTCTCTTCCTAGCCCTGAATCCTCTGCCTCCCGCCACCACCTTCTGCCTTTAGAAAGCCCCagctccccttttctctcccGCAGAAGGGGTCCATCTTCCTGGTGGATCACGGCATCCTCTCTGGCGTCCGCACCAATGTCGTGAATGGGAAGCCTCAGTTCTCCGCGGCCCCAATGACCCTGCTGTACCAGAGCCCGGGGAGTGGGCCCCTGCTGCCACTTGCCATCCAGGTCAGCGGCTGGGCGAGGGCAAGGCAGGGGCCGGGAGAGGGCTGACGGAGTGCTTGGCACGGGCCCTCAAGTCTGCCTCTCCCCACTGGCTCCTCCTGTAGCTCAGCCAGACCCCCGGGCCTGACAGCCCCATCTTCCTGCCCAGCGACGACAAGTGGGACTGGCTGCTGGCCAAGACGTGGGTGCGAAATGCCGAGTTCTCCGTCCACGAGGCCCTCACGCACCTGTTACACGGGCATCTGGTGGCGGAGGTCTTCAGCCTGGCTACGCTGCGCCAGCTGCCCCACTGCCACCCGCTCTTCAAGGTCAGTGGCTCCGCAAGATGGCCCAGACTGTGCCCCAAGCCTGCAGGTCCCTGCACCTTGCCTGCCCCTTGGGCTGCCCCTTCCACGCAGCCCATCCCCACGTGACCTTTCCTCCCAGGCCGGCAGCGCCTCCCTGCACCATTCCCCCGAAAGCCTGCTTTCCAGCAGGCCCTGAGCAAGGAAGGGGTGACGGGGATGGGGGTGAGAGAGGCGACCGCGTGCAAGAAGAGCAGGCTCTGCCCCCAGACAGATTCCCTTCCTGAGGGGGGGGCTCAGGCCAAAGCCATCACAGAAGCCAGCTCCTCAGAAAGGAGCCACCTGGGGTTGACAGATGCCAAAGTGTGAACATGGCTTTGACCCACAGCTGCAGGGGGGAGGAGCCCTGGGAGGAAGGCCTGTGTCTCGGGGTGGGCTCGGCTAATCCTTCAGATGGCCCAGATTCATTTCCCCCAGGGACTGGGTGCACATCCTCTGTGAGGTGGGGTTTCCCTGGTGGGGGGGTCCATGGCTTCTCAGCTTTTCTGATTCTTGCTTAGTCTTCTGGGTCCTGGATGCAGGCCTTACTCTTTCCTCTTCAATCCAGGCTGATTCATGCTAACCATCTGCagctcccagggcctggccctccGAGGTGGGCTCTGGGGGACGGTTCCCCATGGCCAGGCCCACAGGCCTGGTTTTCCAGGTGCTTGGCCTACCCAGGCCTTAAGACATCACAGGGTGCCAGAGCTGGAGGGGTACAGAGTGCCCACCCAGATCAGCCTTTCATCTGCCCAGTGATCGAAGAGCAGAAGGCGCATGCCCGAGGCCACAGAGCGAGAAGCTGCGGGACCCCAGCACCATCCCCGTCACTGGCCTTGGAGGCCTGATCCCTGTCTCAAGCCACCCCCTTGTCCCTGTCATCTCTTTCCATGAGCGATTTAGAGCACCGGGCACCTCTGTGGGGGTAGGTCTGGGGCCAGAGAGACCCAGGCTTCACCGCGCTCTGCCTCCTCCGGTCCTTACAGCTGCTGATCCCACACACACGGTACACGCTACACATCAACACGCTGGCCCGCGAGCTGCTCATCAGCCCTGGGCAGGTGGTGGACAGAGTAAGCACTGCCTTAGAGCGGGCGGGGATGGGGTACTCCCTCAGGATGAAGAGTCTGGAGTCCTGGGGTGGGAGCggccctctctcccccaccagcACTCCCTCCTGCTTCTGGGGCAAGGCCTCTGGCACCCAGGAGTCCCGTCTCCCAGTCCACAGGCCTTGGCATTGGAGGCTTCTCTGAGCTGATACAGAGGAACATGGAACAGCTGAACTATTCCACCCTGTGTCTGCCCGAGGATATCCGGGCCCGAGGCGTTGAAGACATCCCAGGCTACCACTACCGGGATGATGGCCTGAAGATCTGGGGTGCAGTGGAGCGGTGAGGGGGCCAGCCTCGGAGAGCTGGGGTCTGGGTGGGGACAGGCAGGAAGACCGGGAAGGAGAAAGCAGGCCTAGGGCAGCGCCCCTCACGGCACTGAGATTGGGCAGGGGCGCTCCTCAGAGAGAGTGGGCTTGATGGTTGGGATGGAACCCCGTGCACCTTGCAGCTTCGTCTCCGAAATAATCGGCATCTACTACCCGAGCGATGAGTCCGTCCGCGATGACAGTGAACTCCAGGCCTGGGTGTGGGAGATCTTCTCCGAGGGCTTCCTAGGCCGGGAGAGCTCAGGTAGGGAGACCCCAGTTCTCAGGTCCTACCTCCAGGCCTCGGCGGCAGCACTGTCTTCAGGACGCTGGTAGCTCCATTCCCAACCCAACTCGCCCTGCAGGTATACCCTCCTCCCTGGGGACAAGGGAAGCCCTGATACAGTATGTCACCATGGTGATATTCACCTGCTCCGCCAAGCATTCTTCTGTCAGCGCAGGGCAGGTGAGAAGGGTCCGTGGCAGGGTGGCGGGATGGAgcgggggtgcggggggggggggcggctctCTCACCCTCACTCTGCCCTCTCCGCCTTCAGTTTGACTTAGGTGCCTGGCTGCCCAACCTGCCGCCCACCATGCAGCTGCCACCGCCCACCTCCAAAGGCCAGGCAAAGCCAGAGGGGTTCATAGCCACCCTCTCACCAGTCAATGCCACCTGTGATGTCGTCATTACCCTCTGGGTGCTGAGCAAGGAGCCTGGAGACCGAGTGAGTGTGGGGCTGAGAGCCAGGCCAGGTCTGGGATAAGGGATCTGTTGCTCACCCACCCAGATTGCACTCTGCCCTCAGCCTccccgcaccccacccccaccccccgccgccgccgAACCTTCCCATTGGACACGCAGGCGTTGGACATCTCACAGGGAGGGTCAGATGGCCACATGAGATGGTGCAGGGTCACCCTTAGCTGCAAGGGCAACGTATGATACGTTCCATGGTGGGCGTCCCCTTTAAAACTCTGAGTTTTCATCCGCGGAGTTGCCTTCAAGAATCTTCACTGtccggggggagggggcatggaTGAGGCTCAGCTAGAGGCTGCTTCAGGGCGCCCAGGGTGGATGGCTAAGGCGGCGCCCAGCTGCACAGCGACCCCTTCACCCAACCTTGGTTTTGGTTCCCAGCGGCCCCTGGGCACCTACCCAGACGAGCACTTTATAGAAGACGCCCCGCGCCAGAGCATCGCCGCCTTCCAGGACCGCCTGGCCCAGATCTCACGAGACATCCGCGAGCGGAACCAGGGACTCGCGCTGCCCTACACCTACCTGGACCCTCCCGTCATCGAGAACAGCGTCTCCATCTAGGCCCCCTGGAGAACAGGGCTCCACGTGGCATCCCTTTGACTCCATCGTCTGAGTAACTGCCACCCAGAGAAAAGGACTCCCCAGAAAACCAGGCCTCCATCCCTGCCTCTCTAGGCCTGGTGCACCCCGCCCTCCCCAcatacaacaaaacagaaacgacaaatcagaaagaaaaacaaaaacaaaaaaacagaacctCATGGAATGGCACCGCTATGCCTTTTGAAGACTCCAAGACCCAAAGTGCCTGCACTCCCACAGCCCCCTGGAAGGGTACCCTGGGGGGGACACGGTCCGCCCCTGACCCCTCTGACCATAGCCGATGGGACCTAACCGTCACCTGACTCAAGGGCAGGCCTCCTGCAGACTGTCCCCAACACGAGGAGTGGCTGGCCTGAAAACTGCCCAACAGCTTGATGGTGACCTTGGGTCCCAGCTTTAAAATGAATAACCCGCTGACAAAGTGCCAGCCGaagcagagggggaggaggacacACTGCCCAGATCCTGcaggcagtgcccacacatgCTTTCTAAAGTATGTGTCCCAGAGTTGGATGAAAGCTTTGCTTATTATAAAACCTATAAAACCAATCATTTCCAGAGACTTGGGCAATATTGTATCATTAATCACACTTTGCCTTCTAGAGTCAATCCTCAGTGATAGAATTCCAACATGtcataggcattttttttttctttttgccatttcttgggccgctcctacgacatagggaggttcccaggctaggagtccaatcatagctgtagccaccagcctacgccagccacagcaactcgggatccgagccgcgtctgcaacctacaccacagctcacggcaacgccggatccttaacccactgagccaggccagggaccgaacctgcaacctcatggttcctagtcggattcgttaaccactgagccacgacaggaactccatcataggcattctttaattttgttttgttttacctcgTTCTGACTCAACATTCGTTAAGGCCAAAAATGTCCCCTTGAATTCACCTGATTTCCATCTCCCTCTCAAATTGCAAGTATCAGAGCTTTGGTTTTTCAGTTTCactaatttttataaaacaatgt
The Phacochoerus africanus isolate WHEZ1 chromosome 14, ROS_Pafr_v1, whole genome shotgun sequence DNA segment above includes these coding regions:
- the LOC125115083 gene encoding polyunsaturated fatty acid lipoxygenase ALOX15B-like: MAEFRVRVSTGEAFGAGTWDKVSVSIVGTRGATPPLPLDSLGKEFTAGAEEDFKVTAPQDVGPVLLLRVHKAPPDLLRPLVSDAWFCRWLQLTPPQGAPLRFPCYQWLEGAGTVLLQEGTAKISWKDQHPTLQKQRQDELRAKQEAHRWKTYLPGWPRCLDEETVKTLNLNIKYSVAKNTTFYLRGSSAAVELKLKGLLGRKGLWRSLKEMRRVFSFRKTPAVEYVFQHWQEDAFFGYQFLNGLNPVLIRRCRYLPENFPVTDAMVAPVLGPGTSLQAELEKGSIFLVDHGILSGVRTNVVNGKPQFSAAPMTLLYQSPGSGPLLPLAIQLSQTPGPDSPIFLPSDDKWDWLLAKTWVRNAEFSVHEALTHLLHGHLVAEVFSLATLRQLPHCHPLFKLLIPHTRYTLHINTLARELLISPGQVVDRSTGLGIGGFSELIQRNMEQLNYSTLCLPEDIRARGVEDIPGYHYRDDGLKIWGAVERFVSEIIGIYYPSDESVRDDSELQAWVWEIFSEGFLGRESSGIPSSLGTREALIQYVTMVIFTCSAKHSSVSAGQFDLGAWLPNLPPTMQLPPPTSKGQAKPEGFIATLSPVNATCDVVITLWVLSKEPGDRRPLGTYPDEHFIEDAPRQSIAAFQDRLAQISRDIRERNQGLALPYTYLDPPVIENSVSI